A genome region from Clupea harengus chromosome 7, Ch_v2.0.2, whole genome shotgun sequence includes the following:
- the LOC105910599 gene encoding TBC1 domain family member 10A: MARIENGRQQEDAVSIHTVGSQFDEESSFGSDSEINGFAYTRQTDRYGFIGGAQKHSVENAKDVPPEVLRQREVKWLDMLNHWDKWLFKRHKKVRLRCQKGIPPSLRGRAWLYLSSGKVKKEQNKGKFKELDSMQGDPKWLDVIERDLHRQFPFHEMFVSRGGHGQQDLLRVLKAYTLYRPDEGYCQAQAPIAAVLLMHMPAEDAFWCLVQICERYLPGYYSAGLEAIQLDGEILFALLKRVCPVAYRHLDKHKIEPILYMTEWFMCAFSRTLPWASVLRVWDMFLCDGVKIIFRVGLALMRSMLGTKEKLKACQGQYETMELLRALEPRYMQEGYLVHQVLELPVSVRDVERENHVQLKRWRKKHGELSYKSAPRMHGALAVMAAEPHSRQDLYQNPTIVVQSPLDPQGTPQLNRSKKRGTLRKNTKPIQTILNPYALPTDPKAPAPAPAPPPDTGTQPAGAEDALLTDHTTPLLAPGPGPAPAPAPAPARSPSPSSQPQPHPPMFYQPPPQQPISSQPSPAQQPIGSHHSPPQQQANGQPSVQEQQPVSNQPPPSQQPISSPPSPPQQPITSQPQRQHPPMFYQPPQQPMTESLPTQSPPPAPSQTPPPPQQPMTESLPTQSPPPTPSQTPPPPQQPITESLPTQSPPPTPSQTPPPPQQPITESLAPQEPISEPVPDLPASDLPSSSDSPPQMSPDPQPPSGGDPAPPSPSDTPVPECPPSPSDCAPLGETQDPLPPGDTPPLDCTPSTQPPGSLHASHESVESEDTYL, encoded by the exons ATGGCACGGATTGAGAACGGTCGGCAGCAGGAGGACGCCGTGAGCATTCACACTGTTGGGAGTCAGTTTGATGAGGAGAGTTCTTTTGGTTCCGACTCCGAGATCAACGGCTTCGCTTACACCCGACAGACGGATAGATATGGATTTATTGGAGGCGCCCAGAAACACTCCGTCGAAAA TGCCAAGGATGTACCACCTGAGGtgttgagacagagggaggtgaAGTGGCTGGACATGTTGAATCACTGGGACAAATGGCTCTTCAAGAGACACAAGAAg gtgaggctACGCTGTCAGAAAGGCATTCCCCCCTCGTTGCGTGGCAGGGCATGGCTCTATCTGTCGAGTGGCAAGGTGAAGAAGGAACAGAACAAGGGAAAGTTCAAg GAGCTGGACAGCATGCAAGGAGACCCCAAGTGGTTGGATGTCATTGAGAGAGACTTACACAGACAGTTCCCCTTCCATGAGATGTTTGTGTCGCGAGGAGGtcatgg gcagCAGGACCTGTTGCGTGTGTTGAAGGCCTACACGCTGTACCGCCCTGATGAGGGCTACTGTCAGGCTCAGGCCCCCATCGCTGCTGTGCTGCTGATGCACATGCCAGCAGAG gatgCATTCTGGTGCCTGGTTCAGATCTGTGAGAGGTACCTCCCCGGTTACTACAGTGCTGGACTG gaggCGATCCAGCTGGACGGTGAGATCCTGTTTGCCCTGCTGAAGCGTGTGTGTCCCGTGGCCTACCGGCACCTGGACAAGCACAAGATCGAGCCCATCCTCTACATGACCGAGTGGTTCATGTGTGCCTTCTCAAGGACCCTGCCCTGGGCCTCTGTGCTCCGCGTCTGGGACATGTTCCTGTGTgatg gagtGAAGATCATCTTCCGTGTGGGGCTGGCGTTGATGCGCAGTATGTTGGGCACCAAGGAGAAGCTGAAGGCGTGTCAGGGCCAGTACGAGACCATGGAGCTGCTCCGAGCGCTGGAGCCACGATACATGCAGGAGGGATACCTGGTgcatcag GTGTTGGAGCTGCCCGTGTCGGTGCGAGACGTGGAGCGTGAGAACCACGTGCAGCTGAAGCGCTGGCGCAAGAAGCACGGCGAGCTGAGCTACAAGTCCGCTCCCAGAATGCACGGCGCCCTGGCCGTCATGGCCGCCGAGCCCCACAGCCGCCAGGACCTCTACCAGAACCCCACCATCGTGGTGCAGTCGCCCCTGGACCCCCAGGGCACGCCCCAGCTGAACCGCTCCAAGAAGAGGGGGACCCTTCGCAAGAACACCAAaccaatccaaactattctcaacCCCTACGCTCTCCCCACTGACCCTAAGGCCCCGGCCCCGGCCCCGGCCCCCCCTCCAGACACGGGGACCCAGCCTGCAGGGGCAGAAGATGCCCTGCTTACTGACCACACTACCCCCCTCTTGGCCCCTGGCCCTggccctgcccctgcccctgcccctgcccctgcccgcTCCCCGTCTCCCTCATCGCAGCCCCAACCTCACCCGCCCATGTTCTACCAGCCGCCTCcgcaacagccaatcagcagtCAGCCCTCGCCCGCACAGCAGCCAATCGGCAGCCATCATTCGCCCCCACAGCAGCAGGCCAATGGCCAGCCCTCAGTACAAGAGCAACAGCCCGTCAGTAATCAGCCTCCACCCTCACAGCAGCCTATCAGCAGTCCACCTTCACctccacagcagccaatcaccAGCCAGCCTCAGCGGCAGCACCCACCCATGTTTTACCAGCCTCCACAGCAGCCAATGACAGAGAGCCTGCCGACGCAGTCGCCGCCCCCAGCACCCAGCcagaccccccctccaccacagcAGCCAATGACAGAGAGCCTGCCGACGCAGTCGCCGCCCCCAACACCCAGCCagaccccacctccaccacagcAGCCAATAACAGAGAGCCTGCCAACGCAGTCGCCGCCCCCAACACCCAGCCagaccccacctccaccacagcAGCCAATAACAGAGAGCCTGGCACCACAAGAACCAATCAGCGAGCCCGTGCCGGATCTGCCCGCCTCTGATCTTCCCTCATCTTCTGACAGCCCCCCTCAGATGAGCCCTGACCCTCAACCCCCAAGTGGAGGAGAccctgcccctccctccccctcagaCACGCCTGTTCCCGAGTGCCCCCCCAGCCCCTCAGACTGTGCTCCGCTGGGGGAGACCCaggaccccctccccccaggagACACACCACCCCTGGACTGCACCCCCAGCACCCAGCCCCCGGGCTCACTGCACGCCTCGCACGAGAGTGTGGAGTCAGAGGACACCtacctgtag